A stretch of the Deltaproteobacteria bacterium genome encodes the following:
- a CDS encoding nucleotidyltransferase domain-containing protein: MADTSTRHRDNVQIRTLTKTIKEKFNPQRIILFGSHGYGAPTAGSDIDLFVIMNTSLPVKRQAFLIRRELRSSIPLDIIVRTPEQVEERLKLGDFFVKKVMEQGVEL; this comes from the coding sequence ATGGCAGATACGAGCACAAGGCATAGGGATAACGTACAGATACGCACGTTAACGAAAACAATTAAGGAAAAATTCAACCCTCAGCGAATAATCCTTTTTGGGTCGCATGGGTATGGTGCGCCTACAGCAGGCAGCGATATTGATTTGTTTGTCATAATGAACACATCGCTCCCAGTTAAAAGGCAGGCGTTTTTAATCCGCAGAGAGCTTCGGTCTTCAATCCCCCTTGATATTATCGTGAGAACACCTGAGCAGGTTGAAGAGAGGCTCAAGCTGGGTGATTTTTTTGTAAAGAAGGTGATGGAACAGGGCGTTGAACTGTGA
- a CDS encoding DUF433 domain-containing protein, translated as MEDFDRITVDPEICLGQPTIRGMRITVAVILKQVADGMTKQEILKAYPELEEEDITQALQYAAWLSSEKAKPIPLKGVVGARS; from the coding sequence ATGGAAGATTTTGACCGCATAACCGTTGATCCGGAAATTTGCCTGGGCCAACCCACGATTCGGGGGATGAGGATAACTGTTGCCGTGATCCTTAAGCAGGTCGCTGATGGTATGACGAAACAAGAAATCTTGAAGGCTTACCCGGAACTTGAAGAGGAGGATATTACCCAAGCGTTACAATATGCAGCCTGGCTTTCTTCCGAAAAGGCCAAACCGATTCCTTTAAAAGGAGTCGTCGGTGCCCGATCTTGA
- a CDS encoding HEPN domain-containing protein, which yields MTLSACATCWMLPRKLLPNSIMTEKIALKWLKQALHDLDMAEKNIAIGGYDIAAFLAHQSIEKLLKAMFAIKGKKVPKTHYIDELAQELKLEAKLINDISELTIDYTFSRYPDVAEGVPYEEYTKEIAQEKVTIACGVFKALHEYYTDLLNG from the coding sequence ATGACGTTGTCCGCTTGCGCCACATGCTGGATGCTGCCACGGAAGCTGCTTCCTAACAGTATCATGACAGAGAAGATAGCATTAAAGTGGTTGAAACAGGCATTACATGATCTTGACATGGCAGAGAAAAATATTGCCATTGGCGGCTATGATATTGCGGCCTTTCTTGCCCATCAATCTATTGAGAAACTGCTCAAGGCCATGTTTGCCATCAAAGGGAAAAAGGTACCGAAGACTCATTACATTGATGAACTTGCGCAAGAGCTCAAATTGGAAGCGAAGCTTATCAACGATATCTCCGAATTGACTATTGATTACACCTTTTCCCGGTATCCAGATGTGGCTGAGGGCGTGCCGTATGAGGAGTATACCAAGGAGATAGCCCAAGAGAAGGTAACGATAGCATGTGGAGTTTTCAAAGCATTGCATGAATATTATACTGATCTTCTGAATGGATGA
- a CDS encoding nucleotidyltransferase family protein, whose amino-acid sequence MVGKKVQVAIRKEKIESFCKKHHIRKLSLFGSVLRDDFKSDSDVDVLVEFDPAHIPGLIRLAGMEFELSEILGRKVDIRTAQDLSRYFRQEVLNSAEVQYAEG is encoded by the coding sequence ATGGTGGGGAAGAAAGTACAAGTCGCGATTCGCAAAGAGAAGATAGAATCTTTTTGCAAAAAACATCATATCCGCAAACTCTCACTCTTCGGGTCTGTGCTTCGCGATGATTTCAAGTCTGACAGCGATGTGGATGTGCTGGTTGAGTTTGATCCGGCCCACATACCCGGACTTATCAGATTGGCCGGTATGGAATTTGAGTTGAGCGAAATCCTTGGACGAAAGGTAGATATCAGAACGGCGCAGGATCTGAGCCGGTATTTCAGGCAGGAGGTGCTGAACTCTGCGGAGGTCCAGTATGCGGAAGGATGA
- a CDS encoding nucleotidyltransferase domain-containing protein, translating to MDRLIEKFRREALPKLMEEFKPDKVILFGSRAKGNAQKSSDIDLIVIAPFFKDIPFLRRMPLVLKKVPFPSHVDYICYTREEYEKIKDASSVIMDAREQSVELTV from the coding sequence GTGGATCGGTTGATTGAAAAATTCCGCAGGGAAGCCTTGCCGAAACTCATGGAGGAGTTTAAACCGGACAAGGTCATCCTGTTCGGCTCGCGGGCGAAAGGTAATGCACAAAAGAGCTCAGACATCGACTTGATCGTTATCGCTCCGTTCTTTAAGGATATCCCTTTTCTCAGGCGGATGCCTCTGGTGCTCAAGAAGGTCCCTTTCCCAAGCCATGTGGACTATATCTGCTATACCCGAGAGGAATACGAAAAGATCAAAGATGCATCCTCAGTGATCATGGATGCACGAGAACAATCCGTGGAGCTTACCGTATAA
- a CDS encoding nucleotidyltransferase domain-containing protein, translated as MTVLLNTKLRRKLLTYSFTHPDEQYYVRELSGLIDEDPGNLSRELKRLEDEGLYTAVTRGRIKLYSLNKKYPLFKELKKIIFKTEGVEGSLNEIVRRYTGISLAFIYGSYAKHKENKASDIDLVVVGEFPHGEFTRDIRDLESKLNREINYTVYTRVEFEKERNKEGGFLQMVLTDKIIMLKGELGA; from the coding sequence ATGACCGTGTTGCTGAATACAAAATTGAGACGGAAATTACTCACCTATTCATTTACCCACCCCGATGAACAGTACTATGTGCGGGAACTCTCCGGTCTTATCGATGAAGACCCGGGGAATCTTTCAAGGGAATTGAAGAGGCTGGAAGACGAAGGGCTGTATACTGCGGTGACAAGGGGGAGGATCAAGCTGTATTCTCTCAATAAGAAGTACCCTCTCTTCAAGGAACTCAAAAAGATTATTTTCAAGACCGAGGGCGTTGAAGGGAGCCTGAATGAGATTGTCAGGCGATATACAGGGATTTCATTGGCTTTTATCTATGGTTCCTATGCGAAACATAAGGAAAACAAGGCATCGGATATCGATCTCGTGGTGGTGGGGGAGTTTCCTCACGGTGAGTTTACGCGCGACATCCGTGATCTCGAATCGAAATTGAACAGAGAGATCAACTATACTGTTTATACAAGAGTGGAATTTGAAAAAGAGAGGAACAAGGAGGGGGGATTTCTTCAGATGGTCTTAACCGATAAGATTATCATGTTAAAGGGGGAGCTGGGTGCTTGA